The proteins below are encoded in one region of Sulfolobus islandicus Y.N.15.51:
- the dps gene encoding DNA protection during starvation protein, with product MQDKPKEEPKVVGVEVLEKSELDVKKLIEKLVKATAAEFTTYYYYTILRMHLTGMEGEGLKEIAEDARLEDRLHFELMTQRIYELGGNLPRDIRQLADLSACADAYLPENWKDPKEILKVLLEAEQCAIRTWKEVCDMTYGKDPRTYDLAQRILQEEIEHEAWFLELLYGRPSGHFRRSYPGEGPFSRKSRYE from the coding sequence ATGCAGGATAAACCAAAAGAGGAACCTAAAGTAGTAGGAGTAGAAGTTTTAGAAAAATCGGAATTAGATGTAAAAAAGCTAATAGAAAAGCTAGTTAAAGCAACAGCTGCAGAATTCACAACGTATTATTACTATACCATATTGAGAATGCACCTTACTGGTATGGAAGGAGAGGGTCTTAAAGAAATAGCTGAGGACGCTAGATTAGAGGACAGATTGCACTTTGAGTTAATGACGCAGAGAATTTATGAACTAGGAGGAAATTTGCCTAGAGATATTAGACAACTTGCTGACCTATCAGCTTGTGCAGATGCTTATTTACCAGAGAATTGGAAGGATCCTAAGGAAATATTAAAAGTACTTTTGGAAGCTGAGCAATGTGCTATTAGAACGTGGAAAGAGGTATGTGACATGACATATGGAAAAGATCCCAGAACATATGATTTAGCTCAGAGAATATTGCAAGAGGAAATAGAACATGAAGCGTGGTTCTTAGAATTACTATACGGTAGACCATCTGGGCATTTCAGAAGAAGTTATCCAGGAGAAGGTCCATTTTCTAGAAAATCAAGGTATGAATAA
- a CDS encoding Rieske (2Fe-2S) protein, whose amino-acid sequence MLIRVCKISDLIDNKPMKFSVSKFEIVLIKIRDEVFAIEAYCPHKGANIEYGDVIAKEYRIRCHLHGYEFNLKDGRLMFKPYNRDGNWYYSNNLRVYKVKIINDDIFIDIDK is encoded by the coding sequence ATGTTAATTAGAGTATGTAAAATATCTGACTTAATAGATAATAAGCCTATGAAGTTTTCAGTATCTAAATTTGAAATAGTGTTGATAAAGATTAGAGATGAGGTTTTCGCTATTGAGGCATATTGTCCGCATAAAGGTGCTAATATAGAATATGGTGATGTAATAGCTAAAGAGTACAGAATAAGATGTCATTTGCACGGTTACGAATTTAATTTAAAGGATGGTAGGTTAATGTTTAAACCGTATAATAGGGATGGAAATTGGTATTATTCAAATAATTTGAGAGTTTACAAGGTTAAGATTATAAACGATGATATATTTATAGATATTGATAAATAA
- the crn1 gene encoding CRISPR-associated ring nuclease Crn1, translated as MAKLVATLGTSPGGVLETFLYLIKQGVEIDEIRVITTTNPEVEKAWKIVKIMFICCVKEKYPNVIISKHPVEMDDINNEEDLIKFKNFIEKQIGEGDYVDITGGRKGMSVAAALAAKKKGAKIITSIISQDSYRETNNRIRELKNIPELQDRAQCVGEIKNTYCNLISDKANTILFDI; from the coding sequence ATGGCTAAATTAGTAGCCACTTTAGGCACATCGCCAGGCGGTGTCCTAGAAACCTTTTTGTATCTCATAAAACAAGGAGTAGAAATTGACGAGATCAGAGTCATAACTACTACGAATCCTGAGGTAGAGAAAGCTTGGAAAATAGTGAAAATAATGTTCATTTGTTGCGTAAAGGAGAAGTATCCTAATGTAATAATTAGTAAACACCCAGTTGAAATGGATGATATAAATAATGAAGAGGATTTAATAAAATTCAAGAATTTTATAGAAAAACAGATAGGAGAAGGAGATTATGTAGATATAACTGGAGGAAGAAAAGGTATGAGTGTTGCAGCAGCCTTAGCTGCTAAAAAGAAGGGAGCTAAAATAATAACTTCAATAATTTCTCAAGATTCTTATAGAGAAACAAACAATAGAATTAGAGAACTAAAGAACATCCCAGAGCTTCAGGATAGAGCGCAATGTGTTGGAGAAATAAAAAACACCTACTGCAACTTAATTTCAGATAAAGCTAATACAATTCTATTCGATATTTAG
- a CDS encoding cupredoxin domain-containing protein, translating to MSGKQLIVTLLFLALGVVIGFGSSLLFLPRNTTSVSTTQGQQVIYIAVIPDYGGNGWDAFVPLKYLGYPITAHENIVGINNTIVVKAGVPVKFVIINLDTMVTMNFSGNVAVPFILYNDTENGQITLTFNKGQYIQNLPIGHTFTIPKLDINIPLPPDTVVSFNYTFTNPGTYEYLCITPCGPGMGQLGYMVGYIIVQL from the coding sequence ATGAGTGGAAAACAGTTAATTGTTACCTTACTTTTCTTAGCTTTAGGTGTTGTAATAGGTTTTGGTAGTTCGTTACTATTCTTACCTAGAAATACTACAAGTGTTAGTACAACTCAAGGTCAGCAAGTCATTTACATCGCTGTTATTCCAGATTACGGCGGAAATGGTTGGGATGCCTTCGTCCCTTTAAAATACTTAGGTTATCCAATAACAGCGCATGAAAATATTGTTGGGATAAACAATACAATCGTAGTAAAGGCTGGAGTTCCTGTAAAATTTGTAATAATTAATTTAGATACTATGGTGACTATGAATTTTAGTGGAAATGTTGCTGTTCCATTTATATTATATAATGATACAGAGAATGGACAAATTACATTAACCTTTAATAAAGGTCAATATATACAAAATTTGCCAATAGGCCATACGTTTACAATTCCTAAGTTAGATATTAATATACCGTTGCCACCAGATACTGTAGTCTCATTTAATTATACTTTCACAAATCCTGGAACTTATGAATATTTATGTATAACACCATGTGGTCCAGGAATGGGACAATTAGGTTATATGGTCGGTTATATTATAGTTCAATTATAA
- a CDS encoding IS1-like element ISC796 family transposase, which produces MGRKPVFRQDVSCPSCGSHHVVKCGRPLGRQKFLCRDCGKYFLGDASYHHHSRKLREEALRMYANGMSMRAISRVLNVPLGTVFTWIKRYGRKKHEKLVELWGRAKELVKGKVVAKVVDEMWTYLYKNARAFYKWVFTCYVYTKLGVYLIYSVGDRDESTFLEVKKYLPDEGRWVSDDYNLYFWLKDHTVVSPVNPNESFHSSLRDRLIRFKRATKAVNRSIRTMMYSIALVLWERRLIPEFVA; this is translated from the coding sequence ATGGGTAGGAAGCCTGTATTTAGGCAAGACGTTTCTTGTCCCTCTTGTGGTAGTCATCATGTTGTTAAGTGTGGTAGGCCTTTGGGTAGGCAGAAGTTTTTGTGTAGGGATTGTGGTAAGTACTTCTTGGGTGATGCTAGTTATCATCATCATTCTAGGAAGTTGAGGGAGGAGGCTTTGAGAATGTATGCTAATGGTATGAGTATGAGGGCTATTTCTAGGGTGCTTAACGTACCTCTTGGTACTGTTTTCACTTGGATTAAGCGTTATGGTAGGAAAAAGCATGAGAAGTTGGTTGAGTTGTGGGGTAGGGCTAAGGAGCTGGTCAAGGGTAAGGTTGTTGCTAAGGTTGTTGATGAGATGTGGACTTACTTGTACAAGAATGCTAGGGCTTTTTACAAGTGGGTTTTCACTTGTTACGTGTACACGAAGCTGGGAGTTTACCTCATTTACTCTGTGGGGGATAGGGATGAGAGTACTTTCCTTGAGGTCAAAAAGTATTTGCCTGACGAGGGTAGATGGGTGAGCGATGATTATAACTTGTACTTCTGGTTGAAAGACCACACGGTTGTCTCGCCAGTTAACCCGAACGAGTCCTTTCATTCCTCATTAAGGGATAGGCTAATTAGATTCAAGAGAGCAACGAAGGCAGTAAATAGGAGCATTCGCACCATGATGTACTCCATAGCCCTAGTCTTATGGGAGAGAAGGTTAATCCCAGAATTTGTAGCTTAA
- a CDS encoding TM1812 family CRISPR-associated protein produces MRCLIYIAGDVMSYTPTNYEIEGREFNTFFSAHALAKLLSPQKIVALLPDSLIVRDDTTAKDLDILIKGYKNMILIRSNQLFGDENMRKDIEDFVNRIEVRVVPNVGSGQAYYVDNEGNLIPEGQRYKRSPYYSERSPVFIFNVVYSIFNEISKSCNEIIVDLTHGTNVLVSVTMAVGSLFNSRFVAAPVMGPPGQKVSIVDLTEVVKAMKDSLAITYSIEKVDERYFRDYSVTLKSLKPNEFKEMKLIIERIKSKDPNKVISLLKNLRNGFAVDSVRGMRDLESYINELERDVNELSKAYSEWYNQSYFEKENMIVLSHFYSTIKVRDLIYKGNDLEVLEKILGLYIKVGYYDKAISLARELPVAFCLNSRGGGVYSDFDKNYKECDEIVRNYLKESSILQFRNILMHGSLSKDVEAEVKEGRIELKNEIGLSTIENYITQKLENDYQNVKNKVVQTNT; encoded by the coding sequence GTGAGATGCCTAATTTATATAGCAGGAGATGTAATGTCATATACTCCAACTAATTATGAAATTGAAGGTAGAGAATTTAACACCTTTTTCTCAGCTCACGCCCTAGCTAAACTTCTAAGTCCACAAAAAATAGTGGCACTTCTACCAGATAGCCTAATAGTTCGTGATGACACTACAGCTAAAGATCTAGATATTTTAATAAAAGGATATAAGAATATGATATTAATTAGAAGTAATCAGCTGTTTGGAGACGAAAATATGAGAAAAGACATAGAGGACTTCGTCAACAGAATTGAAGTAAGGGTCGTACCAAATGTGGGTAGCGGGCAAGCTTATTATGTCGATAACGAAGGTAACTTAATACCTGAGGGTCAGAGATATAAAAGGAGCCCTTACTATTCAGAAAGGTCTCCAGTCTTCATCTTTAACGTAGTTTACTCAATATTTAACGAGATAAGTAAATCTTGTAATGAGATAATAGTTGACTTAACTCACGGAACTAACGTATTAGTCTCCGTTACTATGGCTGTAGGTTCCCTTTTTAATAGTAGGTTCGTAGCTGCACCGGTAATGGGACCTCCCGGACAAAAAGTATCAATAGTTGATTTAACAGAGGTCGTTAAGGCTATGAAGGACTCCTTAGCGATAACTTACTCCATAGAGAAAGTAGATGAGAGGTATTTCAGAGACTATAGCGTAACTCTTAAGAGCTTAAAACCCAATGAGTTTAAGGAAATGAAATTGATAATAGAAAGGATTAAATCAAAAGATCCAAATAAAGTAATTAGCCTATTGAAAAACTTAAGGAATGGTTTCGCTGTAGACAGTGTAAGGGGTATGAGAGATTTAGAAAGTTATATTAACGAATTAGAAAGGGACGTAAACGAACTTTCTAAGGCTTATAGTGAATGGTATAATCAGTCTTACTTCGAGAAGGAGAACATGATAGTTCTCTCACACTTCTACTCTACCATTAAAGTTAGGGACTTAATTTATAAGGGTAACGACTTAGAAGTTCTTGAGAAAATTTTAGGCTTATATATAAAAGTAGGTTATTACGACAAGGCAATATCATTGGCAAGAGAACTTCCCGTAGCCTTTTGCCTTAACTCCAGAGGAGGCGGCGTATATAGTGACTTTGACAAGAATTATAAGGAATGTGACGAAATTGTTAGGAATTACCTTAAGGAGAGCAGTATACTTCAGTTTAGAAATATACTAATGCATGGAAGCCTTTCTAAGGATGTGGAGGCAGAGGTAAAAGAGGGTAGAATAGAACTAAAAAATGAAATTGGATTATCAACAATAGAGAATTACATTACGCAGAAGCTGGAGAATGATTACCAGAATGTTAAAAATAAAGTAGTGCAAACAAACACTTAA
- the csm4 gene encoding type III-A CRISPR-associated RAMP protein Csm4 has translation MKLIVVKFTSPFKIAERENYIDTITLYRAFIKALSLLGESFDEIKNGEVKFSSMFPIVDNKLYLKMPFKTIQCDNRDMEKELKKIEYIDVDILKEVEPPYRLECRGTEKYVKGINGKEIKLESNYLSSYGETIVEYKNRMDRLVNSADIYSSPSFMPKYEMGFLSTNWNDKLDKALRLLEKLGIGKDRNLGYGKFTVKKIKDYNLSFPEKRQYKYVTGRAYTEHEFLAERLDKVQILGGDISLVLFNTLILLPIGSLVKNVKRLLLEKENNIVIIDSILL, from the coding sequence ATGAAACTCATTGTCGTTAAGTTCACATCTCCTTTCAAAATAGCAGAAAGGGAGAACTATATAGATACAATAACTCTTTATAGAGCATTCATTAAGGCTTTATCACTCTTAGGTGAATCCTTTGACGAAATAAAAAACGGTGAGGTAAAATTCTCATCCATGTTCCCGATAGTTGATAATAAACTTTACCTAAAAATGCCCTTTAAAACGATACAATGCGACAATAGGGATATGGAAAAAGAACTCAAGAAAATAGAGTATATAGATGTTGATATTTTAAAAGAAGTTGAACCGCCTTATAGACTTGAATGTAGAGGAACTGAAAAATACGTTAAGGGGATTAATGGAAAAGAGATAAAGTTAGAATCAAATTACCTTTCATCCTACGGAGAGACAATAGTTGAGTATAAGAATAGAATGGACAGACTTGTAAACTCAGCTGATATATATTCTTCTCCTTCATTTATGCCTAAATATGAGATGGGATTTCTAAGTACTAATTGGAATGATAAGCTGGATAAGGCCTTAAGGCTTTTAGAGAAACTCGGTATCGGAAAGGACAGAAATCTAGGATACGGTAAATTTACAGTTAAGAAAATTAAGGATTATAATTTGAGCTTTCCAGAAAAAAGACAATATAAATATGTTACCGGAAGGGCCTATACGGAACACGAGTTCTTAGCGGAAAGACTAGATAAAGTCCAGATATTAGGAGGTGATATAAGTCTGGTATTGTTTAACACTCTAATACTCCTCCCTATCGGTTCTCTTGTAAAAAACGTAAAGAGACTATTATTAGAAAAAGAAAATAATATCGTAATAATAGATTCAATACTCTTATAA
- a CDS encoding OLD family protein has translation MKVNVNVTDPVEANVTLELTRLTLLIGPNLNGKSILLRCIYNSIKGLKYNLSVNYPPIGECSIDEDFNYVIYIDPYIITYYIYDKYREFFERYEGNEKLSKLSEIGKEVSGISRLLEIRSLSRDDDLFEAKQQVNNVIREITEELKEAKHEEEAKYLVPLWISLTKNGLEWRDIFGNEGTKITELPPSFYPSFVLTATMYSYALSKKRENVLLLLDEPEAFTYPSFAYTLGRIIRHLTENSEYLHVVAITHSWDFYRGLLHRNSSNVKVYVINRDGKKLEIVPREDSWYIPGFSVSAVLG, from the coding sequence ATGAAGGTAAACGTAAACGTGACGGATCCCGTAGAAGCTAACGTAACATTAGAGTTAACTAGATTAACGTTACTAATAGGACCAAATTTAAACGGTAAGTCAATATTATTAAGGTGTATTTATAATTCTATAAAAGGGTTAAAATACAATTTAAGCGTAAATTATCCACCTATAGGAGAATGTTCGATAGATGAGGATTTTAATTACGTAATATATATAGACCCCTATATAATAACTTATTATATTTATGATAAATATAGAGAATTCTTTGAAAGATATGAGGGTAATGAAAAGCTAAGTAAATTATCAGAAATAGGGAAAGAAGTTAGTGGTATTTCTAGATTGCTTGAAATACGTTCATTATCTAGAGACGATGATTTATTCGAGGCTAAACAACAAGTTAACAATGTCATTCGGGAAATAACTGAAGAATTGAAAGAAGCAAAGCATGAGGAAGAAGCTAAGTATCTAGTACCGTTATGGATTTCCTTAACTAAAAACGGCTTAGAATGGAGAGACATTTTTGGAAATGAAGGTACTAAAATCACTGAACTTCCTCCCTCTTTTTATCCCTCTTTTGTTTTAACTGCCACAATGTACTCTTATGCCTTAAGTAAAAAGAGGGAAAATGTTTTACTTTTACTTGACGAACCTGAAGCTTTTACATATCCTAGTTTCGCCTATACATTAGGGAGAATAATTAGACACCTAACGGAAAACTCAGAATATTTACACGTAGTTGCCATAACCCATAGTTGGGACTTTTATAGAGGACTCTTACACCGTAATTCCTCAAATGTTAAGGTGTATGTAATAAACAGAGATGGAAAGAAGCTAGAGATCGTCCCTAGAGAAGACAGTTGGTATATCCCAGGTTTCAGTGTTTCTGCGGTGTTAGGATAA
- the csm3 gene encoding type III-A CRISPR-associated RAMP protein Csm3 → MSSQPSISLKLEKIIRFKVYLQTITGLLISAGKALGRIGGADTEPMSIERTYTCRNKSIKVRVPYIPGSSLKGRMRSLLEIALGLPLYSSDKKIWSHTLARNVYVNLSSEDKLNSVDFVNTLIKTDLDRMFGYGAFPLNEVFDELKKENKTQLMTSLFTVLSPTSLLVEDLFPEETYVCNIYEENDLVTFDDFIEDKNENRIDRVTSAADHRTIGRVKPGVTFTGTLSLLVFDKNSSKLKDYLELLVKGMVLIEKTYLGAAGSRGYGRVKFTKLIVSIYDPAKMSETVYKEEFKSVEELSKDIENLAKSVTSQQTGVKS, encoded by the coding sequence ATGTCAAGTCAACCTTCCATTTCCTTAAAACTGGAAAAGATAATAAGGTTTAAGGTTTATTTGCAAACGATAACTGGTTTATTAATATCTGCAGGGAAAGCTTTGGGTAGAATCGGAGGAGCCGATACTGAACCAATGAGTATAGAGAGAACCTATACTTGCAGAAATAAGTCCATCAAGGTAAGAGTTCCTTATATTCCAGGTTCATCTTTGAAAGGAAGAATGAGATCTCTCTTAGAAATAGCCCTAGGATTACCGTTATACTCCTCCGACAAGAAAATATGGTCTCATACTTTAGCGAGAAATGTATACGTTAATTTATCATCAGAAGATAAGTTAAATTCAGTTGATTTTGTAAATACTCTAATTAAAACTGATCTAGACCGTATGTTCGGATACGGAGCCTTTCCGTTAAATGAAGTTTTTGATGAACTTAAAAAAGAGAATAAAACACAATTAATGACCTCTCTATTTACAGTTCTCTCTCCTACGTCCCTTTTAGTTGAAGATCTATTTCCAGAGGAAACCTATGTATGCAATATCTATGAGGAAAACGATTTAGTAACATTCGATGACTTCATAGAGGATAAAAACGAGAACAGAATAGATAGAGTAACATCCGCAGCAGATCACAGAACCATAGGTAGAGTTAAACCAGGAGTAACATTTACCGGTACATTGTCGTTGTTAGTTTTTGACAAGAACTCCTCTAAACTAAAGGATTACTTAGAATTGTTAGTTAAAGGAATGGTACTTATAGAAAAGACGTATTTAGGAGCTGCTGGTTCAAGGGGTTACGGTAGAGTTAAATTTACTAAATTAATCGTATCCATTTATGATCCAGCAAAAATGTCTGAAACAGTTTACAAGGAGGAATTTAAGTCGGTAGAAGAACTGAGTAAGGATATTGAGAACCTAGCTAAATCAGTAACTTCACAGCAAACTGGGGTTAAGTCGTGA